A genomic region of Pseudomonadota bacterium contains the following coding sequences:
- a CDS encoding virulence RhuM family protein yields MTRKKQPPEVSIVRSSAAEYLTFVAATGSQQQAVEMRYEDENIWLSQKMMASLYDVTVPAINQHLKRIFADRELVEGAVVKQYLTTAADGKTYNVKHYNLQAIIAVGFKIENERAVQFRKWATQVVKDYTIQGWVMDVERLKSGGSVLTQEFFDRQLEKVREIRLSERKFYQKVTDIYATSVDYDATAAATQRFFAAVQNKLHFAVHGQTAAEVIVERADAEQPHMGLTTWEGAPQGKIHRYDVVIAKNYLSETEMDQMQRIVSAYLDMAEMQATRRIPMTMADWEERLQGFLRLWDRELLQDAGKVSAELAKQHALSEFEKYRIVQDRLFESDFDRVIAETKRLAGGEPSASTPKPRKARGKRSSDE; encoded by the coding sequence GTGACCCGCAAAAAGCAACCGCCCGAGGTCTCCATCGTGCGCTCCTCGGCGGCCGAGTACCTGACCTTCGTCGCCGCCACCGGCTCGCAGCAGCAGGCCGTCGAGATGCGCTACGAGGACGAGAACATCTGGCTGTCCCAGAAGATGATGGCGTCGCTCTACGACGTCACCGTCCCGGCCATCAACCAGCACCTCAAGCGCATCTTCGCCGACCGAGAGCTGGTCGAGGGGGCAGTTGTTAAGCAGTACTTAACAACTGCCGCCGACGGAAAGACCTACAACGTCAAGCACTACAACCTGCAGGCCATCATCGCCGTCGGCTTCAAGATCGAGAACGAGCGCGCGGTTCAGTTTCGCAAGTGGGCCACGCAGGTGGTGAAGGACTACACCATCCAAGGCTGGGTGATGGACGTGGAGCGCCTGAAGTCGGGCGGCAGCGTGCTCACCCAGGAGTTCTTCGATCGGCAGCTCGAGAAGGTCCGAGAGATCCGCCTCTCGGAGCGCAAGTTCTACCAGAAAGTCACCGACATCTACGCGACCTCGGTGGACTACGACGCGACGGCCGCAGCGACGCAGCGTTTCTTCGCTGCCGTGCAGAACAAGTTGCACTTCGCGGTGCATGGGCAGACCGCCGCCGAGGTCATCGTCGAGCGCGCCGACGCCGAGCAGCCCCACATGGGTCTGACGACCTGGGAGGGCGCGCCGCAGGGGAAGATCCACCGCTACGACGTGGTGATCGCCAAGAACTACCTCTCGGAGACCGAGATGGACCAGATGCAGCGCATCGTCTCGGCCTACCTCGACATGGCTGAGATGCAGGCGACGCGGCGCATCCCGATGACGATGGCCGACTGGGAGGAACGTCTCCAAGGCTTCCTGCGCCTGTGGGACCGCGAGCTCTTGCAGGACGCCGGCAAGGTGAGCGCCGAATTGGCGAAGCAGCACGCGCTCAGCGAGTTCGAGAAGTACCGCATCGTGCAAGACCGGCTCTTCGAGAGCGACTTCGATAGGGTCATCGCCGAGACGAAGCGGCTCGCGGGCGGCGAGCCCTCGGCGTCGACCCCCAAGCCGCGCAAGGCGCGAGGGAAGAGGTCCTCCGATGAGTGA
- a CDS encoding transposase: MSEASKTSKPRTLDLLGRIRGAASLTLRAVEFGFYHLLLTAVDRVSRLPRNTTMPEAARLYRENIALKAQLDALEAELAQRTEPAPMPMATRAAQVFAYLLTRGDEPFQRYFLSASLRTIRRWATRFRSLRGRPDTGGRPPLDKKVVELIMTLKRENRAWGHRRIREELRRMGIRASEPTIARILKENGFSPRPGRKLDFERARSTAKDALWALDFFAVQTAKGVWLQAPLIIDVHTRELLDLRVHDGWDVDSVWTIRTFNEVCAREKRAPKAVVHDHGAHFAGQFARQLRVLEIEEEVTPTGLPSMNCYAERAIGSVRRELLRHIRVADAKELQFYLDEYRRYANTERPHQGIDGRMPEEFAASKPEAEVIDLTDVRRRRLERRPYANGILQGYALVADAPPAKAA, encoded by the coding sequence ATGAGTGAGGCGTCGAAGACCTCCAAGCCGCGCACCCTCGACCTCCTCGGCCGCATCAGGGGCGCGGCTTCGCTCACGCTGCGTGCCGTCGAGTTCGGCTTCTACCACCTGCTCCTCACAGCGGTGGACCGCGTGTCGCGCCTGCCGCGCAACACGACGATGCCCGAGGCTGCACGCCTCTACCGCGAGAACATCGCGCTCAAGGCCCAGCTCGACGCGCTCGAGGCCGAGCTCGCTCAGCGCACCGAGCCAGCTCCGATGCCGATGGCCACGCGCGCCGCGCAGGTCTTCGCGTACCTCCTCACGCGCGGCGACGAGCCCTTCCAGCGCTACTTCCTCTCGGCGTCGCTGCGCACCATCAGGCGCTGGGCGACCCGCTTCCGCTCGCTGCGAGGGCGCCCGGACACGGGCGGGCGGCCGCCGCTCGACAAGAAGGTCGTCGAACTCATCATGACACTGAAGCGCGAGAACCGAGCGTGGGGCCATCGGCGCATACGCGAGGAGCTGCGGCGCATGGGCATCCGCGCGAGCGAGCCGACCATCGCCCGCATCCTGAAGGAGAACGGGTTCTCGCCACGCCCAGGCAGGAAGCTCGACTTCGAGCGCGCGAGGTCCACCGCCAAGGACGCGCTCTGGGCGCTCGACTTCTTCGCGGTGCAGACGGCGAAGGGCGTGTGGCTCCAGGCGCCACTCATCATCGATGTGCACACCCGGGAGCTGCTCGACCTCCGCGTCCACGACGGCTGGGACGTCGACTCGGTGTGGACCATCCGCACGTTCAACGAGGTCTGCGCTCGCGAGAAGCGCGCGCCCAAGGCCGTCGTTCACGACCACGGCGCGCACTTCGCCGGGCAGTTCGCGCGCCAGCTCCGCGTGCTCGAGATCGAGGAGGAGGTCACGCCGACCGGGCTGCCGTCGATGAACTGCTACGCGGAGCGCGCCATCGGATCCGTCCGCCGAGAGCTGCTCCGGCACATCCGCGTGGCCGACGCGAAGGAGCTGCAGTTCTACCTCGACGAGTACCGGCGCTACGCGAACACCGAGCGACCTCACCAGGGCATCGACGGGCGCATGCCGGAGGAGTTCGCAGCCAGCAAGCCCGAGGCCGAGGTCATCGACCTCACCGACGTCCGGAGGCGCCGCCTCGAGCGACGGCCGTACGCCAACGGCATTCTCCAGGGCTACGCCCTCGTGGCCGACGCCCCGCCCG
- a CDS encoding cytoplasmic protein — protein sequence MKTPPKKASKPKAKLGHAAGDTRRAEGSSLAEGVAGRGAKDDVAGLGDFETQGRVDIRLPADAHVIGESVRVTALRNPGLPHVGLLVTCQRGENTYEFGLADVTFASGSPAAQLVSRYRAWLGLPAASPQTGAAPRPHKVASEDIVVGKSVDLVVLACKSNAIRCRLLGTAREVTLRTAVRDEVPGSIITVTPTKEWTHARHPYISGSISATRVDVSVLGLTPLALHKQGDWDPDDEYWGEVEEPVDDWAKPIIARGKRPMFEFEQVMPGADPEDFDSDPILEAAERRSAGDERGAYDLLMNLLAKDLRCLDAHAHLGNLEFERNPKQALRHYEMGTTIGSVSLGKDFDGVLAWGLLDNRPFLRCLHGVGLCAWRLGDLRVAKAVFTKMLWLNPSDNQGARFNLAAVEAGKTWEEMEGEEA from the coding sequence ATGAAGACGCCGCCGAAGAAGGCCTCCAAGCCGAAGGCCAAGCTCGGCCACGCAGCGGGTGACACGCGTCGCGCGGAAGGCAGCTCCCTCGCGGAAGGAGTCGCCGGGCGTGGCGCGAAGGACGATGTGGCTGGCCTCGGAGACTTCGAAACACAGGGCCGCGTAGACATTCGGCTGCCTGCCGATGCCCACGTGATCGGCGAGTCCGTCAGGGTGACTGCTCTCCGCAACCCTGGCCTGCCGCACGTAGGGCTCTTGGTCACGTGTCAGCGAGGCGAGAACACCTACGAATTCGGCTTGGCGGACGTGACGTTCGCGTCGGGTAGCCCTGCCGCGCAGCTCGTGTCGAGGTACCGCGCCTGGCTTGGCCTTCCAGCGGCGAGCCCGCAGACGGGTGCCGCCCCGCGCCCACACAAGGTCGCGAGCGAGGACATCGTCGTCGGAAAGTCCGTGGACCTCGTCGTGCTCGCCTGCAAGTCGAACGCGATCCGCTGTCGCCTGCTCGGCACCGCGCGTGAAGTGACGCTGCGCACGGCCGTCCGCGACGAGGTGCCCGGGTCGATCATCACCGTCACGCCGACGAAGGAGTGGACGCACGCCCGACATCCCTACATCTCGGGCTCCATCAGCGCGACTCGTGTCGATGTGTCCGTGCTCGGTCTGACGCCGCTCGCCCTCCACAAACAAGGCGACTGGGACCCAGACGACGAGTACTGGGGCGAGGTAGAGGAGCCGGTCGACGACTGGGCCAAGCCGATCATCGCGCGCGGCAAACGGCCGATGTTCGAGTTCGAGCAGGTCATGCCCGGCGCTGATCCAGAGGACTTCGATTCCGACCCGATTCTCGAAGCCGCTGAGCGGCGCTCGGCAGGCGATGAGAGGGGCGCGTACGACCTGCTGATGAACCTGCTCGCGAAGGATCTTCGCTGCCTCGACGCGCACGCCCACCTCGGCAACCTCGAATTCGAGCGCAACCCCAAGCAGGCGCTTCGACACTACGAGATGGGCACCACCATCGGGAGCGTCTCGCTCGGGAAGGACTTCGACGGCGTGCTTGCGTGGGGCCTCCTCGACAACCGCCCGTTCCTGCGGTGTCTGCACGGCGTCGGCCTCTGCGCCTGGCGTCTCGGTGACCTGCGCGTGGCCAAGGCGGTCTTCACGAAGATGCTTTGGCTCAACCCGAGCGACAATCAGGGCGCGCGCTTCAACCTCGCCGCCGTCGAGGCCGGCAAGACGTGGGAAGAGATGGAGGGTGAGGAAGCATGA